The Mycteria americana isolate JAX WOST 10 ecotype Jacksonville Zoo and Gardens chromosome 2, USCA_MyAme_1.0, whole genome shotgun sequence genome contains the following window.
GCCAGTGGCCAGGGTTGTGAGAAGCACCAGCCATTAAGGAAATAAACTCCAGGGAGCAAAGTCTGATCTCAGCTACTCGTGAGTGACCCTGGAGTAACTCCAGCTCTTCAGTGAGGTTTCAGTGAACTTACACAGGTGTAACTGATACCAAGGTCTGAATCAGTTTGGTGGTGAGGCACCAAACTAAAATAAAGGTTCATTAAATGACAGCCTTTCAGATTTAGAGTAACTAAAAATTATCGGTAACAGACTTTGTTAACCTTGAGCGGGACACAAGAATACCCACCAATGGATGGAGCTTACATTTACACAGCATTTCTCAAGTATGCACTTCAGCAGGTCCATAGGGTTTTAAAGAAGGGTTTGGCATAGCCTGGTCTGAGTAACTTTTTAACAGGGTTCTTGCTGCCACCCCACGTAAACTGTTGAAAAAATATACTGACTGCCTAGAAAATAAATTGTGCGTATGTACTCAGTATATCCACGCCCATGTGGCCACTCTATATACGCACAACCAAGATCCCAATACTGTGCACAAAATAGGAACTGTATCATGGCCTTTCTTAAAATACTAGCTTCATGGCAAGTTTGCTACACCCATGTTACTGACAAAAGGCATGCCCAATGGCAGGGAAATATGCATACTCCTAATATTTCAAGATAGATACATCATGTTTGAtctgaaaaaataacagctttctCAGGGTAGTCCAAAACAGAGCCTGTCTGTCAAAACAGAGCCCTATCTTAGTTAGAAatagtttttttggttttacttctgtAACTGAGATCAATAGTATAAATCAAATTGATttaaatgctgaaagaaatgcCATGGCAGCCAGTTGACAGGAAActgtcaaatatattttcttaacaGTTTGTTACCTTTAACAGAACACAAGCTAGCAGGCAGAACTACTTCATCaggcttttccctctcccccttttaTAGAACACCCCAAACTTTCTGAGAAATCTGAGCGTCACCGAGAACCAACAGAAAGCATGACAGTAACAACGGGGTCTGCAAAGGCAGAGTAATAATGCAGGATCAAGTCCCGTGCAGCTGATGGAAGATTAGGTAAAGTTCTAGCAGTCTCAAAAGGTGGCTCATATTTAAGGGTATGAACTACTGAATGGTgtcctgttttccttttagaaagcaaaaacCTATACCATATGTACTGCACAATTATCTAGACTTTTCCCACACTGGGACTTGTTAGTGATAGAGTAGCCTGTAAAGAATAGGCACTTATCCCAAGAACTGACAAAAAAGGGAGTATTATTTGGTAGGTATGGCACCAAAATACAACCATTGTGCTTTCTCACATACATATGCTGTACAGATGGAGGCTCAAACAGACACAGAGTTTTAGGTTGTTGGTgggctgtgttttttctttttgcttcggCAAGATTTGCAAATGCAGCAGATGATGCATGGAGATGCCACGAGCAGCAAGGGAGAGGTCACCAGTGCTATGATACCTAGTCCAACAAGGATCCCCACAACCTGAAAAACACGGTGgaggaaaatatgtatttagctaatgtggaaaataaaatgcatgtgtgcatgcataagCACAGCATAGGTGTCGTGGTttccccataccagccactataaagaaaattaactctatctcagctgaaaccaggacaacaggtcacaaaaaaatagatgaaaacatgaaaataatcatCTTGGTCCTTCACTGAAGGGTAAAATCTCTTGCTTCATGCATGCATGAGAGCTCTGCTCAGCTGACTAGGAACACACCTGCGTTCTGTTCCACATCACTGAAGCCCGCGAGTGGCCCAGCTTGTTTCTGCAAGGGCCTCTGTCGTAATGTCTTAAGAAGAtatcattctgaaaaacaaaaggagaagctgTAAGAGCAGGTTACAGTACTGCAGGGAGAGGTTCAAGGCTGGACTGGAAATACAACTTTCCTGACACTTCTTTAAAATGACCAGCTGCTGGCAGACAAGTTCACCTGTCTTCCAAATAATTCTCTAGAGAAACTTCTTGCAGTTTCAAAAAGTGTGGTGTGTTTGGAACCTGAGCTATTGTACAGCGTCTTTCCTCCCCCACTTTTAAAAAGCATCAGCATATGCGTTGCACCTATTGCACAAGTACCTGGTCTGTAATTTGGTGATTATAAAGGGGCCTGTAAACAGATATTTCTGAAAACTAGCAAGCTGAGGGATCATCTTCCTGAGGTACTTCTACTTTCTGTtctcctgctgtccctgcactTTAGAGTCATTTTCTTCCTaggcttaaaaggaaaatttaaaaagtaggaaatccctgattcctttctcttttcctagtaaTACTTATTAAATTAtccattttttcttcagaaggtgACTAATGCCCTGCATTACCCTCCCCTAGCCAGCTGCGCTGTAAACTGACACTGCTTCCTCTTTCATTTCTCAGCCCTACTCTTTGGCTCTGCAGGTATTACCTTCATCTACACCTGGAGCTCCTGTAACCCTGCACATTTAGAAAAACTACATTCGAATCACACAGCTAcggtttcttttttatttctcctttgaaCTGGTGAAAACTTGGTAAGGGCATGTCTGCAGAGTCCGTGAGAATCTGATAGCCTTCCAGTTCAGCACGGTGTTAAGCAATCATTGTGCACTCTATGTACTCTGAGGCAAGCCGGAAGACTCATGTTGAAAAAGCATGCTCACACACATAGAAATGGGACATAACATTCAGCAAAACCTGTTTAGCATgctgagaaaaggaaggatgaagAATGAGGAAATCTCATTGTTTGCTAACTGTGGagtacaaaaaagaagaaaagaaaagccatgcAGCATCTAACATTTTATTCCGAGTGCTGGTAAAGTCCTTTACATACTCCCACAGTTGTTACTGATGACTGTGCTGAAAAGGGAAGCTGTCATATACACAAGCACATTACTTCCCATACTCTTAATCCTGCTAGGAAGCTTCAAGTCCATACAAGTTGAGACTTGTATGGTATCATTTGAGAAATAGCTAGCAACCTGCACTTCATAATCCAACATTTTTATCCTCAAGCCTACTAACTAATCATTCTCTTCAGCAAACATGGCACTAGAGATGGACTAGTAAAGGAGACCTAGTCCATATCAGCTCTTAACGCACCCACCCGTGAAACAACCCCCTTCACCCAGTACCATACCATTTTTTGGATAGGCTGTGACCCTTGCAGTTGGAGCAGGTGGAAGACACTTACTTCCTGGCTCTCAACCAAACTATTTTTATTGCACTGGAAGAGGGAATCAGAGAAAGGTGGTGCTGGAATGGACCTCCAGAAAGCAACCAGTCTGTCCCATTGCCCTCAAAGAACTAGCATGGGACCCACAGACGTGGCTATAATCCAttatagaaaaagaataaataaaagcactggatgactgagaagaaagaaatgaagttagAAGCTGAATTCAGCCAAAACGTACACTAGGATATCAACGAGTTGGTGGAGAGCTTGTAGGGGGCCTCAGATGAACCCCAACCCTATTACCCTTTATCtagctgtttttttctgcagcacttaCATCCAAGTTCTGTAGACAGTACCAGCAAAACGTGTGCTTGCAGTTCTTGCACATCATCTGAGCACAGCCCTCGTTTCGCTCAATATAGATCCGACAAACTGGGCACTGCTTAATTGGTGCCTCTGTCTCCATTCCAATAAGTGATCTACAAGACAAGGGAAATATTAAAGTGAAATGTGAATTTAATTACTGTTGATATTCAACTCCACTGCCTAATGTGTACTGTGCTTATTTTCCAGTGCATCTTATGTTGTCTTAATGCACTCGACGCGTGAAGCTTATATTCAGTACAATACACTGAAGTATACTCACTATTAGGTGTAAGATTATTTATATCATGTAAAAGTGAAAATCCATTCCTTTGGTCTTCTGTGCTACATAACACCAACACTCACTATCCCCACAAACATATCACCTATAGCATTAAAAGTTAGCACTTCGTAAGACAGCTTGCACAATTCATTTAACATGACTGGATTATGCAACTTATAGCACTGTCCCTGCCTGAGCAAAATAGCCTTAAACTCCACTAAAGCCAAAGATCAaacctggagaagaaaaattataGTGAGGGCTCTTTGGCAACTCCTATTCAATGAAGTCTCTAGCAAGCAGAATGCTTAGATTTTAAGTAAGTCTTTCATTTCTTGCAAAAAATGATAGAAAACTTTGAACACACATGACAATGTAATCTGATTCTGAAAACAAAGATGGATGGCCACACATATTATATAATTTAAAcacaaaagtgttttctttttgtagattAATGCCTTATGTAACCTTATCTGTAGGTCATTTACACCTATGCAAAATGAGCATAAATCAGATTTCTCACACCAAATGGGACATTTTACATACACTCTGCGTAAGAGTTAAGATTCGTGTACGCAGTGATTCTATAAATATTAAGCAGGGGTGGTTTCTTAATCACAGTATAAGCAAGGTTTGGATCCTGGACTATTAGTGTATTGGATTTTTTGTAGGGGCACAAGTCATAATTCTAGCATGCAAACAAAGCCTTCAGGCAGATTCAAAGCCCTGGAGGGCTTCACCTTTCAGAAGTGTCAGTGGCAACTCAAACTTGATAAGTACACAAATAATATGaagtattaaaaaccaaaatgtatcatttaaaacaataattaGACTGGAATTATATTTAGGAAACACCAGGAGAGATGGACAGTCTCAGAGATGCACCTAAGGAGCTAGAAGGAAGCCGTTCCACGAAACTGATGTGAGGCACAGAGCTAGCACCCTGTACCAAAAAGAATCAAAAGACCACGTGGCCTCCGTGTGTTCCCCTCTTACCCCTGCTCAGTTGGTACTGGAGTAGTTTGGTTTTCCTGGCACAGGCGCTGTGGGTGCCATGCCTCCTTGCAAGAGGAGCAGAACGTCAGGTGGCAAACTGGGCACTCCACCGGCACTGGTGCTCCCGACTCGCTTGGTGCAATACAGCACACTGTTTGGCAGTCGGCTGCAGGGCACCACGTCCTCTGGGGGTCCAAGTGGACTTCTGAAATgtaacagagaga
Protein-coding sequences here:
- the RNF144B gene encoding E3 ubiquitin-protein ligase RNF144B; protein product: MGSAGKACPHTMTADKSEAGDLALEPLLTCKLCLCEYSLDKMTTLQECSCIFCTSCLKQYMQLAIQEGCGSPITCPDMVCLNHGTLQEAEIACLVPVDQFQLYKRLKFEREVHLDPQRTWCPAADCQTVCCIAPSESGAPVPVECPVCHLTFCSSCKEAWHPQRLCQENQTTPVPTEQGSLIGMETEAPIKQCPVCRIYIERNEGCAQMMCKNCKHTFCWYCLQNLDNDIFLRHYDRGPCRNKLGHSRASVMWNRTQVVGILVGLGIIALVTSPLLLVASPCIICCICKSCRSKKKKHSPPTT